One stretch of Bosea vaviloviae DNA includes these proteins:
- a CDS encoding cupin, whose amino-acid sequence MTTISTTAIHLDEREGVPNNPRLPAIHYDAAFRDDSADLATAMETRFEENGWPAQWRNGIYDFHHYHTQGHEVLGIAAGSAELVLGGPKGRNLAVRAGDVLLLPAGIAHCRVKASSDFLVIGAYPPGQSGDIVRSAPTAGIREAIAQLPFPARDPVYGQDGPLTQHWADRL is encoded by the coding sequence ATGACGACGATTTCGACGACGGCCATTCACCTCGACGAACGCGAGGGCGTACCCAATAATCCGCGCTTGCCCGCGATCCATTATGACGCCGCATTTCGCGATGACAGCGCCGATCTCGCGACGGCCATGGAGACCCGCTTCGAGGAGAATGGCTGGCCGGCGCAGTGGCGAAACGGGATTTACGATTTTCACCATTATCACACGCAGGGACATGAGGTTCTCGGCATCGCAGCCGGTTCAGCCGAGCTCGTCCTCGGCGGCCCAAAGGGTCGAAACCTCGCAGTCCGCGCCGGGGATGTGCTGCTGCTGCCGGCTGGCATCGCGCATTGCCGCGTCAAGGCCTCCAGCGATTTTCTCGTGATCGGAGCCTATCCGCCCGGTCAGAGCGGCGACATCGTTCGCAGCGCGCCAACCGCAGGGATTCGCGAGGCGATCGCGCAATTGCCGTTCCCGGCGCGCGATCCGGTCTACGGGCAGGATGGTCCGCTGACGCAGCATTGGGCGGACCGCTTGTAG